The region GTGCCGTATTCGGTCATCGAAACCATGCACCGCGCGACCGCTGAACTGATTGCGTCCGGCGCTGCTCAGAAAGCGCTTAAGGCGGGTGACCAGGCGCCCGCCTTCACCCTCAACGACCAGGATGGAAAGCCGGTGTCATCGGCCGAATTGTTAAGTCAGGGGCCGCTGGTATTGACGTTCTACCGCGGCGTCTGGTGCCCGTACTGCAATCTGGAATTGCAGGCTGTGCAAGCTACTTTGCCCGAGATCCTGGCCGCGCATGCGAACGTCGTGGCGATTTCTCCGCAGGTGGCGCCGAACAGCCGAAAGTCGGCCCGGCAGAACGAATTGACCTTTCCTATCCTGTCCGACCCGCATAACGACGTTGCCGCCGCATTTGGCTTGCGCTTTGCGCTGCAGGATTATCTGGTGGATCTGTACAAGTCCTTGAAGAACGATCTGCCCGCATTCAACGGCGATCCGAGCTGGACCCTGCCCATGCCTGCCCGCTACGTGATCGCGCCGGACGGCACCATCGTCTATGCCGAGGTAAACCCCGACTACACGCGTCGCCCCGATCCCGCCGAAATGCTGCCAGCCATCCGCAAGGCCGCTGCTTGATCCACTTGAAGCCGCTTGCCATCGGGCAAGCGGCAAAGGATTCCCTATGTCCC is a window of Bordetella sp. N DNA encoding:
- a CDS encoding peroxiredoxin-like family protein — encoded protein: MSLQEKLDAFKTDFEAGKPPYNVPYSVIETMHRATAELIASGAAQKALKAGDQAPAFTLNDQDGKPVSSAELLSQGPLVLTFYRGVWCPYCNLELQAVQATLPEILAAHANVVAISPQVAPNSRKSARQNELTFPILSDPHNDVAAAFGLRFALQDYLVDLYKSLKNDLPAFNGDPSWTLPMPARYVIAPDGTIVYAEVNPDYTRRPDPAEMLPAIRKAAA